The Triticum aestivum cultivar Chinese Spring chromosome 5A, IWGSC CS RefSeq v2.1, whole genome shotgun sequence genomic sequence TAGCAGCTAGTTGGTCATGTGTTAAAACTATATTCCGGACCGATGTATGGTTAAATAGATATTTGCATCAGCTGGATGACCTATAACCATTATATGTACCAGCAGAAATGGAGAATAATCTACCAGTCAACATTCGTGAGTATCAAGAACTGGCCAAAAAAGCACTGTCAAAGATGCACTATGATTACATCAACGGAGGAGCGGAGGATGAACACACATTGAGGGACAATATCGCAGCATATGGAAGAATTTTGTACTTTCCTATAGACTTGAATCTTATAGGTAAAATCTTCATTGACCTGAAGAGTTTAGACTTGAAGACTTTCTTGGTGTGTATTCTGCAGGTTACGACCTCGGGTTCTTGTAGATGTCAGCAACATAGacatgtcgacaagcttgttgggATATAACATGCCCTCTCCCATAATTGTTGCACCAACGGGGTCACACAAAGTAGCAACCCCAGAAGGTCCCAAAATTCTAAAGTTATTTCAGAATGTTAAAATGTGGCATCTAAGCCCTGGTGATATCCCTACATCTCAATGCTTATTTCAGGGGAGGTGGCTACAGCAAAAGCTGCAGCATCATGTAATAGCCTAATGGTTGGTGACATCTGATAACAGGATCTTTCGCTCGACTTTTATTTCTTCTGTGGATTTCTATACATGTTTGTATTTTTCAAGTACAGGTGCTATCCTTCTCATCCAATTGCAGAATCGAGGAGGTTGCTTCCAGTTGTAATGCGATTCGTTTTTATCAGCTATTTGTATGACATCTAGGCCTCAAGCTCCAGAAATAATTCTTTTCATGATAATGTCATTCTAATTTTATTTTTTACAACATCATAGGTGTTTAAGAAGAGAGATGTTTCATCAACATTGGTACGGCGGGCCGAGAGTAATGGATTCAAGGCAATTGTTTTGACAGTTGACACTCCTGTGTTCGGTCGACGTGAAGCTGATATTAGAAATAAGTACAATTCTATTTTAAAAGTTCTTTGTACAACATTTTTTTTCTACATATACTAGAAGAATTTGGagataaaattatatttttgttctAGAACTTTAATGCTGGCATATAGTTAATAGCTCAAATATATGGCTGGTAAATCTGCATTGTTATAGTTTGAACCCACCAAAATAACAATATGGCAATTTCTCTCTTAAAGT encodes the following:
- the LOC123104178 gene encoding peroxisomal (S)-2-hydroxy-acid oxidase GLO4 isoform X2; translation: MENNLPVNIREYQELAKKALSKMHYDYINGGAEDEHTLRDNIAAYGRILLRPRVLVDVSNIDMSTSLLGYNMPSPIIVAPTGSHKVATPEGEVATAKAAASCNSLMVLSFSSNCRIEEVASSCNAIRFYQLFVFKKRDVSSTLVRRAESNGFKAIVLTVDTPVFGRREADIRNKMVASPKPNLEGLISIDDLNTTGGSQIEKYARDTLDPSLSWKEVEWLKSITSLPILLKGIVTAEDARKAVEAGVAGVIVSNHGGRQLDYAPATISVLEEGCASVDAKGERGDKTFLSKKTF
- the LOC123104178 gene encoding peroxisomal (S)-2-hydroxy-acid oxidase GLO4 isoform X3, with the protein product MENNLPVNIREYQELAKKALSKMHYDYINGGAEDEHTLRDNIAAYGRILLRPRVLVDVSNIDMSTSLLGYNMPSPIIVAPTGSHKVATPEGEVATAKAAASCNSLMVLSFSSNCRIEEVASSCNAIRFYQLFVFKKRDVSSTLVRRAESNGFKAIVLTVDTPVFGRREADIRNKMVASPKPNLEGLISIDDLNTTGGSQIEKYARDTLDPSLSWKEVEWLKSITSLPILLKGIVTAEDARKAVEAGVAGVIVSNHGGRQLDYAPATISVLEEMLWLLKKHQWMSFNFSKCTVRR